Proteins co-encoded in one Populus trichocarpa isolate Nisqually-1 chromosome 10, P.trichocarpa_v4.1, whole genome shotgun sequence genomic window:
- the LOC7455514 gene encoding uncharacterized ATP-dependent helicase C29A10.10c isoform X4, with protein MERLSIWLGITSLLEFLEPPAFEEGILECYPIFFDIVLNHISGDSAEFSHAVSCLKELFKMLGCKLWLRSTLSPSVMRNTLLGQCFHTRNEKIHKDILDLFPPFLQSLEALQDGEHEKQRRHFLYFLLHQVPVSSNFNVLTRKLACKIALLIVHRGYKMNPPCPPYECAHMWGPSLVATLKDSSLHSALRQPAFDLIQIILVSDAAALLSTMWSNHTIIDADTNICLELNDDVKDEDRLPFVIDVEDTDGICWSEFSAQSKIASEEHRGWMCIPMLWIDVLVDMDPSVLPLSFSKAVFWARSHLTMVEPETSVQTVGTWLSTSATEISTSFGWKVPTGFDDGGVGKESKNSIKVSVMHLPLIRTFNRLTTHFLALMRLGELRKQWTWEPSMAESLILSLLDSNDDVRQFGKCILEQVSSTRGLACGLKFLCSSGCSLAAMFLGLRHALKVVQLDSVVSKFQTLQHFFFVLCKLIKEGDLHKPDLQQNSSDDSKIRKYSSQGGFLTHPVFDSSSSNIDGHSLNVDLKLQEKFRYLLSRIAWPSIRMFLVEGKAFIDYSLCQMTCVRVLEILPVVFERLFQPLFKHAWDNGKMVENPSNFGWLYDLMDWGKSSLKVVVVYWKRTVIYLLNLLKGFCSNASELTVRAIEKLISCDNISIDQLTEQVSHLRVALSKEVSFDNVMITSKPKAPDVLPVPVEDADVQILDSVSVSDKRNKSDVIVVSDDEAEKQISPVKVAASKSDSCQISLDSKKIAPADRSVSQTDTENKGSRNDTSRDLLDDPQQKYALDITSLTSQKLDSDKLRGKQPPHLKSKGGSKSSKNVPLSSQCRIDLKSPESVSSKSSNEAGNSMISETRDSILKELVRETGANPPEAAVKSVRQQQFNLTKLTATVLKRQVIQLKTPAGNRFGNLQRLEAGVKRFKPPRLDDWYRPILEIDYFAIVGLASARKDENRTVSRLKEVPVCFQSPEQYIDIFRPLVLEEFKAQLRSSFLEMSSWGEMYYGSLSVLSVERIDDFHLVRFVHDESDSTSSRSFSDNDLLLLTKEAPENASHDVHMVGKVERRERENKRRSSILLIRFYFLNGSLRLNQARRQLVDRSKWHASRIMSITPQLREFQALSSIKDIPILSAILKPVNDSLCNNESRELGLSNLSQPLQQTLKSSFNDSQLQAISVAIGSTILKKDFDLSLIQGPPGTGKTRTIVAIVSGLLASLQGTKDTKNSLKGHLKQGNGLSITSRPKINQSVAIARAWQDAALARQLNKDVERNEKSVESYFRRRVLICAQSNAAVDELVSRISSQGLYGNDGKMYKPYLVRVGNAKTVHPNSLPFFIDTLVDNRLAEERMHLSDSKKDSGIGSSAALRSNLEKLVDCIRFYEAKRANLKDGNLDLKNSLEDELHKEDETKQMSDSELEITLKKLYEEKKQLFKDLSAAQVQEKKTSEEIRAMKHKLRKLILKDAEIVVTTLSGCGGDLYVVCSESMSNYKFACPSEHTLFDAVVIDEAAQALEPATLIPLQLLKSNGTKCIMVGDPKQLPATVLSNVASKFLYECSMFERLQRAGHPVTMLTKQYRMHPEICRFPSLHFYDSKLMNGEKMSNKSASFHEIEVLGPYLFYDIMDGQELRGKNSGASSLYNEREAEAAVELLRFFKRRYSSEFVGGRIGIITPYKCQLSLLRSRFSSAFGSSVVADMEFNTVDGFQGREVDILILSTVRAADSNSSMNELSSSSIGFVADVRRMNVALTRAKLSLWILGNARTLQTNWNWAALVKDAKERNLVISAKQPYESLFETAPRDTCRRESINNHSRQSKHVENFRGSGKLGKQNEQKVYRDKNSIRSVTRCDGTVAGDGKDFYVQSSKRKPREEHDLPGKMDLPKNFKSIIPGESVTGDESKGKDRSQKKLSSGKKKDKCANPKSTRERSELELGDGHKNLKLSMLRGPKKSIEGKRSQKNLDSSTSSAEGSLKSKEVNDGRDPNPVGASLDLITKRKQQREAVEAILNSSLISSKKSEPSTKSMSSKRPPSPTSAVSGGIRPPKTRKDNLKEKPGYFV; from the exons ATGGAGCGCCTATCCATATGGCTTGGAATCACATCATT ACTTGAGTTCCTAGAACCTCCAGCTTTTGAAGAAGGCATACTGGAGTGCTATCccattttttttgatattgtgcTCAACCATATCAGTGGCGATTCAGCTGAATTCTCTCATGCAGTAAGCTGTTTGAAAGAACTCTTCAAAATGCTTG GTTGCAAACTCTGGCTGAGGTCTACGTTGTCTCCAAGTGTGATGCGTAACACATTACTGGGCCAGTGTTTCCATACTCGAAATGAGAAAATCCATAAAGACATTTTAGATCTTTTTCCACCTTTTCTGCAG TCCCTTGAGGCTTTGCAAGATGGGGAACATGAAAAGCAACGAAGGCACTTCCTTTATTTCCTACTCCATCAAGTTCCCGTGAGCAGCAACTTCAATGTTCTTACAAGAAAACTTGCATGCAAG ATAGCCCTTCTTATCGTACACCGAGGCTACAAGATGAACCCACCATGCCCCCCTTATGAATGTGCTCATATGTG GGGCCCTTCACTTGTGGCTACTCTGAAGGATTCATCACTTCATAGTGCTCTCCGGCAACCTGCATTTGATCTTATACAGATTATTTTAGTTTCTGATGCTGCTGCCTTGCTAAGTACAATGTGGAGTAACCACACAATTATTGATGCTGATACAAACATTTGTCTTGAGCTGAATGATGATGTTAAAGATGAAGATAGGCTTCCATTTGTTATTGACGTCGAAGATACGGATGGTATATGTTGGAGTGAATTCAGTGCACAGAGCAAGATCGCTTCTGAAGAGCACAGAGGATGGATGTGCATTCCCATGCTATGGATTGATGTTTTAGTTGATATGGACCCATCAGTCCTTCCATTGTCATTTTCGAAGGCTGTTTTCTGGGCTCGATCTCATTTGACAATGGTAGAACCTGAAACCAGTGTGCAAACAGTTGGAACCTGGCTTTCAACTTCAGCCACAGAAATCTCCACTTCATTTGGGTGGAAGGTTCCGACAGGTTTTGATGATGGTGGGGTTGGAAAGGAGTCGAAAAACTCTATCAAAGTGTCAGTGATGCATCTTCCTTTAATAAGAACATTCAACAG GTTAACCACACACTTTTTAGCTCTAATGAGGCTAGGGGAATTACGGAAGCAATGGACTTGGGAGCCAAGCATGGCAGAGAGCTTGATCCTTTCACTTTTGGATTCTAATGAT GATGTGAGACAATTTGGCAAATGTATCTTGGAGCAGGTCTCAAGCACACGGGGTCTTGCATGTGGTTTGAAGTTTCTTTGCTCCAGCGGTTGTTCTTTGGCAGCCATGTTTTTAGGCTTGAGACATGCTTTGAAAGTG GTTCAACTGGATTCTGTTGTATCGAAGTTTCAGACTTTacaacattttttctttgttctatgCAAACTAATTAAAGAAGGGGATTTACATAAACCAGATTTGCAACAAAATTCATCTGATGACTCAAAGATCAGAAAGTACTCTTCCCAAGGTGGATTTCTGACACATCCGGTctttgattcttcttcttcaaacatTGATGGACATTCATTAAATGTTGACTTGAAATTGCAAGAGAAATTTCGCTACTTACTATCAAGAATTGCATGGCCATCAATTCGGATGTTCTTGGTAGAAGGAAAGGCATTTATTGATTACAGTCTTTGTCAG ATGACATGTGTCCGTGTGCTTGAGATCCTCCCTGTTGTTTTCGAGAGACTTTTCCAACCTCTGTTTAAACATGCATGGGATAATGGAAAGATGGTGGAAAATCCATCCAACTTTGGATGGCTTTATGATCTGATGGATTGGGGAAAGTCATCGCTTAAAGTTGTAGTTGTCTACTGGAAGCGAACAGTAATTTATCTACTGAATCTGCTTAAAGGCTTTTGCAGTAATGCTTCTGAGTTGACTGTCAGGGCCATTGAAAAACTTATTTCATGTG ATAATATAAGCATTGATCAATTGACAGAACAAGTATCACACCTTCGGGTTGCATTATCCAAGGAAGTGTCTTTTGATAATGTAATGATCACTTCAAAACCAAAAGCTCCAGATGTGCTTCCTGTTCCTGTAGAGGATGCTGATGTTCAAATTCTAGACTCAGTATCAGTGAGTGataagagaaataaaagtgacGTGATTGTAGTTTCAGATGATGAAgctgaaaaacaaatttcaccTGTTAAGGTGGCTGCTTCCAAAAGTGACTCATGTCAAATAAGTTTGGATAGCAAGAAAATTGCTCCTGCTGATAGAAGTGTTTCACAAACTGATACTGAAAATAAGGGATCTAGAAATGATACCTCAAGGGATCTACTGGATGACCCCCAACAAAAATATGCATTAGACATTACCAGTCTCACTTCTCAGAAGCTGGATTCTGATAAATTAAGAGGCAAACAACCTCCTCATCTCAAATCAAAAGGTGGATCTAAAAGCAGTAAAAATGTTCCTCTTTCATCCCAATGTAGAATTGATCTGAAGAGTCCTGAGTCTGTCAGCTCAAAAAGCTCGAATGAAGCTGGCAACAGCATGATTTCTGAAACAAGAGATTCAATACTGAAGGAGTTAGTGCGTGAAACTGGTGCTAATCCACCAGAGGCTGCAGTAAAATCTGTGAGGCAGCAGCAGTTTAATCTGACAAAGTTAACTGCCACTGTTCTTAAACGACAAGTTATCCAACTTAAAACACCTGCTGGAAATAGATTTGGAAATTTACAGAGACTGGAGGCTGGAGTTAAAAGATTCAAGCCTCCTAGACTTGATGACTGGTATAGACCCATTTTGGAAATAGATTACTTTGCTATAGTGGGATTAGCATCTGCAAGAAAAGATGAGAATCGGACTGTTAGTAGATTAAAGGAGGTTCCTGTGTGTTTCCAATCACCAGAACAGTACATTGACATTTTCCGGCCACTTGTTTTGGAGGAGTTTAAAGCACAGTTGCGTAGTTCCTTTTTGGAGATGTCTTCATGGGGGGAGATGTATTATGGCAGTCTATCCGTGTTGTCTGTTGAAAGGATTGATGACTTTCATCTTGTCCGGTTTGTCCATGATGAAAGTGATTCTACATCATCTAGAAGCTTTTCTGATAATGACCTTCTTTTGCTAACTAAAGAAGCTCCAGAAAATGCATCCCATGATGTTCATATGGTTGGAAAG GTGGAGAGGCGtgaaagagagaataaaagaagGTCAAGTATACTTCTCATCAGGTTCTATTTTCTAAATGGTTCTTTGCGTTTAAATCAAGCTAGGAGGCAACTTGTCGATCGTAGCAAATGGCATGCAAGTCGCATCATGAGCATTACACCTCAACTTAGAGAATTTCAGGCTCTATCATCAATAAAGGACATTCCCATCCTTTCAGCTATCTTAAAACCTGTCAATGATTCTCTATGTAATAATGAATCGAGAGAACTAGGTCTGAGTAATCTTTCTCAGCCCTTGCAGCAGACACTGAAGTCATCTTTTAATGACAGCCAACTGCAAGCTATAAGTGTCGCGATTGGATCAACTATTTTGAAGAAAGATTTTGATCTGTCTCTAATACAGGGTCCTCCAG GGACTGGGAAGACCAGAACCATAGTGGCCATTGTCAGTGGCTTGCTTGCTTCACTACAAGGAACAAAGGATACAAAAAATTCTCTAAAGGGACATTTGAAACAAGGTAATGGTTTGTCCATAACTTCAAGGCCAAAGATTAACCAGTCTGTTGCAATTGCCAGGGCTTGGCAGGATGCAGCGTTGGCTAGGCAGTTAAACAAGGACgtggaaagaaatgaaaagtcTGTGGAAAGTTATTTTAGGAGAAGGGTGCTAATCTGTGCCCAATCAAATGCTGCTGTTGATGAGTTGGTGTCAAGAATTTCCAGTCAAGGACTTTATGGCAATGATGGGAAAATGTACAAGCCATATCTTGTAAGGGTTGGCAATGCAAAAACGGTTCATCCAAATTCACTTCCATTCTTTATCGATACACTTGTTGATAATCGTCTTGCTGAAGAGAGGATGCATTTGAGTGATTCTAAGAAAGATTCAGGTATAGGCTCTTCTGCAGCATTGCGTTCTAATCTGGAAAAGTTAGTTGATTGCATTAGGTTCTATGAGGCTAAGCGGGCTAACTTGAAGGATGGAAATTTGGACCTCAAAAATTCTTTGGAAGATGAATTGCATAAAGAGGATGAAACAAAGCAAATGTCAGATTCTGAATTAGAGATCACACTAAAGAAATTatatgaagaaaagaaacaacttTTTAAAGATCTTAGTGCTGCTCAGGTGCAAGAGAAGAAAACTAGTGAAGAAATCAGAGCAATGAAACATAAGCTGCGGAAGTTGATATTAAAGGATGCTGAAATAGTGGTAACGACATTAAGTGGATGTGGTGGAGATCTCTATGTAGTTTGTTCTGAATCTatgtcaaattataaatttgctTGTCCATCTGAACATACCCTATTTGATGCAGTTGTGATTGATGAAGCAGCTCAG GCACTGGAACCTGCTACTTTGATTCCTCTTCAACTTTTAAAGTCAAATGGGACAAAGTGCATTATG GTTGGTGATCCGAAGCAGCTTCCTGCAACAGTTCTCTCTAATGTTGCAAGCAAGTTTCTTTATGAATGTAGCATGTTTGAGCGTCTACAAAGGGCTGGTCACCCAGTAACCATGCTTACCAAACAG TATAGGATGCACCCAGAGATTTGCCGGTTTCCCTCCTTGCACTTTTATGATAGCAAGTTGATGAATGGAGAGAAAATGTCAAACAAATCAGCATCATTTCATGAGATTGAGGTTCTTGGCCCTTATTTATTCTATGACATTATGGACGGCCAGGAGCTTCGCGGTAAAAATTCTGGTGCATCGTCCCTTTATAATGAACGTGAGGCTGAAGCTGCAGTTGAACTACTACGATTTTTCAAAAGGAG GTACTCATCCGAGTTTGTTGGTGGTAGAATTGGCATCATAACTCCATACAAATGCCAGCTCTCACTTCTGCGCTCTCGTTTTTCTAGTGCATTTGGATCATCTGTTGTCGCTGATATGGAGTTCAATACTGTTGATGGCTTTCAGGGACGAGAGGTTGATATACTGATACTTTCCACTGTTAGAGCAGCTGATTCAAATTCCTCTATGAATGAGTTGAGCTCCAGCAGTATTGGGTTTGTCGCTGATGTAAGACGGATGAATGTTGCCCTGACAAGAGCCAAGCTCTCCCTTTGGATTTTGGGTAATGCGAGGACCTTGCAGACGAACTGGAACTGGGCAGCTCTAGTAAAGGATGCTAAAGAGAGAAACTTGGTCATCTCAGCAAAACAGCCATATGAATCCTTGTTCGAAACAGCTCCTAGGGATACTTGCAGGAGAGAGAGTATTAATAATCATTCAAGACAGTCAAAGCATGTTGAAAATTTTAGAGGCAGCGGCAAACTAGGCAAACAAAATGAACAGAAAGTGTACAGGGATAAAAACTCTATTCGTTCCGTTACTCGATGCGATGGTACTGTTGCTGGAGATGGTAAGGATTTTTATGTACAAAGCAGCAAAAGAAAACCCAGAGAGGAACATGATCTTCCAGGGAAAATGGATCTTCCGAAAAATTTCAAGTCTATCATTCCAGGGGAATCTGTTACTGGTGATGAAAGCAAGGGCAAAGACAGAAGTCAGAAGAAACTTAGCTCTGGTAAGAAGAAAGATAAATGTGCAAATCCGAAGAGTACTAGGGAGCGTTCTGAACTTGAACTGGGTGATGGCcacaaaaatttgaaattgagcATGTTGAGGGGACCAAAGAAATCTATTGAAGGTAAGAGAAGCCAGAAGAATTTGGACAGTTCTACATCCTCAGCTGAAGGCAGCCTCAAAAGTAAGGAGGTCAATGACGGTAGAGATCCTAATCCTGTAGGTGCTTCTTTAGATTTAATTACAAAGAGGAAACAACAACGTGAAGCTGTTGAGGCCATTCTAAACTCATCTCTCATTTCCTCCAAGAAGTCAGAACCATCAACGAAATCTATGTCTTCCAAAAGGCCTCCTTCTCCAACCTCAGCTGTAAGTGGTGGAATCAGACCACCCAAGACAAGAAAAG ACAATCTAAAAGAGAAACCTGGATACTTTGTGTAA